The Streptomyces sp. ICC1 DNA window CCTCGGTGGCCAGCGGATGGGCCGCGTACGCCGCCCAGAGCGCCTGTGCGTCGCCCGGGACCCCCAGCTCCGCCCCTACCGCGAAGGCGCGGCCCCCGGCCGCCTCGATGGCGTCCACGGTCTCCTTGGCCGCCGCCTCGTTCCTCCCGTAGGCCACCGCGACCAGTGCCCCGTCCCGGGCGAGCCGCTGCGAGACGGCCCTCCCGATGCCCCGGCTGCCGCCCGTGACCAGTGCCGTCTTTCCGTCGAGCACGCCCATGGCGCGCCCCCCTTTCAATAGTGGTCGCTACAGAAAGGGACCGTACCAGATTCAGTAGCGAGCGCTATAGAATGCGTGCATGGTGACCGGACAGCGCGGCAGGCCCCGCTCCTTCGACCGCGACGCGGCACTCGGCAAGGCGATGTTCGCCTTCTGGGAGCACGGCTACGAGGCGACGTCGATCTCCGACCTGACCGCCTCGCTCGGGATCAGCGCGCCGAGCCTCTACGCCGCCTTCGGCGACAAGCGCAAGCTCTTCGACGAGGTCGTGGTGGTGTACGGCGGGCGGTACGCGGAGTTCGCGGTCATCGCCCTCGCCGAGGAGCCCACCGCCCGCGCGGCCGTGGGGCGCGTCCTGCGCGAGGCGGCCGAGATCTACACCGACCCGGCCCACCCGCGGGGCTGCATGGTGATCAGCGCGGCCGTCAACACCACCTCGGAGGAGGTCGCGGAGGCGCTGCGCGAGCGGCGCGAGGCCACCCTGGCGATGTTCGAGAGCCGGATCGGGGCCGATGTGGCCGCGGGAGCCCTGCCCGCGGGCACGGACGCGCGGACGCTCGCGCGCTACGCGGCGGCGGTGCTCCAGGGGATGTCCCAGCAGTCGCGCGACGGCGCGAGCAGGCGGGAGCTGGAGGCGGTGGCGGAGAGGGCCATGCTCGCCTGGCCGTGACGGCGGCGGGCGGCGCGCGCGAGGCCGGTGACGTGGGCGGCGCGGGCGATGTGGGCGGTGCGAACGGCGCGGGCGCGGGATCCGGCGCGGGATTCCTCTGGGCCACGGTGCCGAGCGGGACCCTCAGCCCGTCGGCACCGTAGCCCGGAGTACTTACGGCCGGCGGGTGTGCGGTGCCCGGCAGCCGTTTGGGGAGGTGTTCGCGCGGTCAGGGCAGAACGCGCGTCTTACCTCGATCCGTCCTCCTGTGCGGGGAGGGCGGAAGTCTGATGCAATTGTGGACTAGACCAATCTGTTCTGTCCATCCAATGCCGGGGCCCAACTTCCCGTCACTTCCTCCAAGCCTACGCGGAACCGGGCTCCGGTGGATACTCCGCGGTATCGCGCTGAGGAAAGTCGTGGCCCATACCCGGGGTACGCTCGCCACGTGCCCTCCATGAACGACCTCGTACGCCAGCACACCGCTCTCAGTGAAACCGACCTGGAGTGGCTCCATCTGCTGGTCTCGGAGTGGCAGCTGCTCTCCGACCTCTCCTTCGCCGACCTGGTGCTGTGGGTCCCCACCCTGGACGGCAGCCGGTACGTCTCCGTCGCGCAGATGCGCCCGAACACCGGCCCCACCTCGTACCAGGACGACATGGTCGGCCACCTGGTCCCGCGCGGCCGCCGCCCGCTGCTCGACGCCGCCCTCGATGAGGGCCGCATCGTGCGCGAGGGCGACCCGGAGTGGCGCGAGGAGGTCCCGGTCCGCGTCGAGTCGATCCCCGTGCGCCGCGAGGGCCGGGTCCTGGGCGTGATCGCCCGCAACACCAACCTGCTCACCGTGCGTACACCCAGCCGGCTGGAGCTCACCTACCTCCAGTCCGCCTCCGACCTGGCCCAGATGATCGCCGCGGGCTCCTTCCCGTTCCCCGGGCAGCAGGTCGACATGGACGCCTCCCCGCGCGTCGGGGACGGCCTGATCCGGCTGGACGCCGACGGGGTGGTCACCTACGCGTCCCCGAACGCGCTCTCCGCCTACCACCGCCTCGGCCTCGCCTCCGACCTGGTCGGCCAGCACCTGGGCAACATCACCTCCGAACTCGCCCCGTCCCGCGGCCCGGTGGACGAGGCCCTGGTCAAACTCGCCAGCGGCTGGGCGCCGCGGGAGACCGAGGCCGAGGGCAGCGGCGGGGTCATCCAGCTGCGCGCCATCCCGCTCAAGCCCAAGGGGACCCGGATCGGTTCCCTGGTCCTGTGCCGCGACGTCACGGAACTGCGCCGTCGCGAACGTGAATTGATCACGAAGGACGCGACCATCCGGGAGATCCACCACCGGGTGAAGAACAACCTCCAGACGGTGGCGGCGCTCTTGCGCCTCCAGGCCCGCCGGATGGATTCGCCGCAGGGGCGCGAGGCGCTGAACGAGGCCGTCCGCCGCGTCGGTTCGATCGCGATCGTGCACGAGACGCTCTCCCAGAACCTCGACGAGCGCGTCGAGTTCGACGAGATCGCCGACCGCGTGATCGCGATGGTCGCCGAGATCTCCCCGGGCAAGGTCGCCTGCCGGCGCACCGGCCGCTTCGGGATCCTGGACGCGGAGGTCGCCACCCCGCTGTCGATGGTGCTGACGGAGATCCTGCAGAACGCCCTGGAACACGCCTTCACCCAGGGGGAGGGCGGCACCGTGGAGGTGTCGGCGGCCCGCTCCGGCACCGGCCGGGCCGATGCCCGGCTGCTGATCTCGGTGGTCGACGACGGCTGCGGCCTGCCCGAGGGCTTCGACCCCCAGCGGGCCGGCAACCTCGGGCTGCAGATCGTACGGACCCTCGTGGAGGGCGAGCTCGGGGGAACCTTCGACATGGTCCCGGCCGAGCCGCGCGGCACCAAGGTGGTCCTCGACATACCGGCGAGCCCGCAGAAGTAGACGGGCGGGAGCTCCGGCCTGGTCACTCACCGTGACGCCATGGGCTCCGGACAGCACTGAACCCCGTACCGAATGGTTTTCGGTACGGGGTTCGAGAGCACGTTGCTGAGCGCTTATATGGGTACTACGCGCTGCGGCTCGAGGCTCGAAAGTCGATGTCAGGCGGTTGCGTTGCGCGCCCGATTGCGAGCGGCGCGGCGCTTCATCGCGCGGCGCTCGTCCTCGCTGAGACCGCCCCAGACGCCGGAGTCCTGACCGGACTCGAGCGCCCACTGCAGGCACTGCTCCATGACGGGGCAACGGCGGCAGACGGCCTTGGCTTCCTCGATCTGCAGCAGGGCAGGACCGGTGTTGCCGATGGGGAAGAAGAGTTCCGGGTCTTCCTCGCGGCAAACGGCGTTGTGACGCCAGTCCATGGCTGCTCCATCTCCTTGTATTGCGGGCAGGTTGCTTGTGAATGTGAACGCTTTCACGAATCCCCCCGTGAGGGAAGGGAGACCACCCAGTTTGGTCAAAAGCTCGCCCTGGGAGGCCGGAGATTCGTGGAGGGGTTCTGGCGGTCTGTGTGGGTGCCGGGTTCTGCGGGCTGTCCCGATCGCCATGTAGAGATTCGCAAACCTCGGACGGGGATACAACCCCTTCCGGAAAGTTTTTTTTGATTCGTCGGTGTCTACTAGGTCACAGCCCTACTTCGTGGGGGTGGACCGGCGTGTAAACGTTCGAGTGAAAGGACTTTGGGCCCTTCCGCTCACACAATCACACGCAGTGCACGGCGTACGCCTGTGAACCGAACGCTGGTACGCAGACCGAGGTGGTCTCCGTCCATCTGGAACGGAAGCGGAACCTTCGAATGCAAGGTGAAGTCCGTCAGATCGTGCAGAGACACCGCATGCTTGCCGTGCGGACCGCGCTCAGGAGTCGAGGTCAGGAGCTGTGTCGCGTACCGGGCGACCGCCGGAGTTGACAAACGGTCGAGCGCCAATACGTCAAGTGCGGTATCGAACGACGCCTCCGGAGAGGCATAAAGCGGACGATTGCCCAAATACGTCCAGGGTGACGTGTTGCACACTATCGACAGCACCAGGTCGGTCACCGGATCCGCGCCGGGGCGCTCCAGCGTGACCGTACCGTGCCGCCGGTTGGGCTCTTCCCAGAACTGGCGCATCAGCTGTCGTACATAGAGGGCGTGCGTCGAACGCTTGCCCCGTTCCCGCTG harbors:
- a CDS encoding TetR/AcrR family transcriptional regulator gives rise to the protein MVTGQRGRPRSFDRDAALGKAMFAFWEHGYEATSISDLTASLGISAPSLYAAFGDKRKLFDEVVVVYGGRYAEFAVIALAEEPTARAAVGRVLREAAEIYTDPAHPRGCMVISAAVNTTSEEVAEALRERREATLAMFESRIGADVAAGALPAGTDARTLARYAAAVLQGMSQQSRDGASRRELEAVAERAMLAWP
- a CDS encoding WhiB family transcriptional regulator, whose product is MDWRHNAVCREEDPELFFPIGNTGPALLQIEEAKAVCRRCPVMEQCLQWALESGQDSGVWGGLSEDERRAMKRRAARNRARNATA
- a CDS encoding PAS domain-containing sensor histidine kinase, whose amino-acid sequence is MNDLVRQHTALSETDLEWLHLLVSEWQLLSDLSFADLVLWVPTLDGSRYVSVAQMRPNTGPTSYQDDMVGHLVPRGRRPLLDAALDEGRIVREGDPEWREEVPVRVESIPVRREGRVLGVIARNTNLLTVRTPSRLELTYLQSASDLAQMIAAGSFPFPGQQVDMDASPRVGDGLIRLDADGVVTYASPNALSAYHRLGLASDLVGQHLGNITSELAPSRGPVDEALVKLASGWAPRETEAEGSGGVIQLRAIPLKPKGTRIGSLVLCRDVTELRRRERELITKDATIREIHHRVKNNLQTVAALLRLQARRMDSPQGREALNEAVRRVGSIAIVHETLSQNLDERVEFDEIADRVIAMVAEISPGKVACRRTGRFGILDAEVATPLSMVLTEILQNALEHAFTQGEGGTVEVSAARSGTGRADARLLISVVDDGCGLPEGFDPQRAGNLGLQIVRTLVEGELGGTFDMVPAEPRGTKVVLDIPASPQK